The Daucus carota subsp. sativus chromosome 2, DH1 v3.0, whole genome shotgun sequence genome includes a window with the following:
- the LOC108208980 gene encoding CRIB domain-containing protein RIC10: MPNTIRGIYRGFKFITQIFAVKDREMEMEIGYPTDVKHVSHIGWDDHSGKAPSWMNEFKTGPDFASKSIANSGSSFSPWSSQDFGERLGRQTASDMFADIPPTDMPNFPKKQKHKKHKSTSSTKSSSSSTRSSRLAMLKA; this comes from the exons ATGCCAAATACAATCAGAGGAATTTATAGAGGATTCAAGTTCATAACTCAAATCTTTG CTGTGAAGGATAGAGAAATGGAAATGGAAATTGGGTACCCAACAGATGTTAAACATGTTTCACATATTGGGTGGGATGATCACTCTGGCAAAGCACCCAGTTGG ATGAATGAATTCAAGACGGGACCAGATTTCGCTTCCAAATCCATCGCCAATTCTGGTTCATCTTTCTCCCCTTGGTCCTCTCAAG ATTTTGGAGAAAGGTTGGGACGACAAACAGCATCTGACATGTTTGCCGATATACCACCAACAGACATGCCCAATTTTCCAAAGAAGCAGAAGCATAAGAAGCACAAGTCAACTTCCTCCACCAAATCTTCCTCTTCCTCGACGAGGTCCTCACGGTTAGCAATGTTAAAAGCATAA